Proteins from a single region of Chryseobacterium sp. T16E-39:
- a CDS encoding bifunctional riboflavin kinase/FAD synthetase, with translation MKVFKNFKDYSSQKPLALSLGMFDGVHLGHKCIIDELKKVGSDNELETAILTFWPHPRFVFNPNEDLKLLNTLDEKKLLIEKYGINTLFLKEFDEEFRNLTGEEFVRQILVDKLNVKYLIIGYDHSFGKNKSGNFELLQKLSKELDFEVEQMEAINIHENNISSTKIRNALLAGNIIAANEMLGYSYSVSGKVIHGKKIGRTIGYPTANIGTDSIKLLPKKGAYIVEVEINDQPYKGMLSVGTNPTVNGDTLTVEVYILDFNKDIYDQEITVRFRDFLHEEIKFEGLEKLIERLDEDKRLTEEFNF, from the coding sequence TTGAAAGTTTTCAAGAATTTTAAAGATTATTCCTCTCAAAAGCCTCTAGCATTGTCTTTAGGAATGTTTGACGGAGTGCATCTTGGACATAAATGTATTATAGACGAATTAAAAAAAGTAGGTTCAGATAACGAATTGGAGACTGCTATCCTTACTTTTTGGCCACATCCGAGATTTGTTTTTAATCCCAATGAAGATTTAAAGCTTTTAAATACATTAGATGAAAAGAAACTTCTGATCGAAAAATATGGCATCAATACTTTATTTTTAAAGGAATTTGATGAAGAGTTCAGAAACCTTACCGGAGAAGAATTTGTTCGCCAGATCCTTGTCGATAAGCTGAATGTAAAATACCTTATCATAGGATACGATCATTCTTTCGGAAAAAATAAAAGTGGAAACTTCGAACTCCTTCAAAAGCTATCAAAGGAATTAGATTTCGAAGTGGAACAGATGGAAGCGATCAACATCCACGAAAACAATATCAGTTCTACAAAAATCAGAAATGCACTCTTAGCAGGAAATATAATAGCAGCCAACGAAATGCTGGGCTACTCCTACTCTGTTTCCGGAAAAGTAATTCATGGAAAAAAAATAGGACGTACAATTGGATATCCGACCGCTAATATTGGAACAGATTCAATTAAATTACTTCCTAAAAAAGGAGCATATATTGTTGAAGTTGAAATAAATGATCAACCATATAAAGGAATGCTTAGTGTTGGAACCAACCCCACAGTGAACGGTGATACTTTAACCGTTGAAGTTTATATCCTTGATTTTAATAAAGATATCTACGATCAGGAAATCACGGTAAGATTCAGGGATTTTCTTCACGAAGAAATCAAATTTGAAGGTCTTGAAAAATTAATTGAAAGACTGGATGAGGATAAAAGACTTACTGAAGAATTTAACTTTTAA
- a CDS encoding MmcQ/YjbR family DNA-binding protein, whose product MDANEILDYCLAKKGVTETFPFDNETLVMKVGTKMFLLMGLERQPLGINVKTDPEWSAELREQYPQITGAYHMNKTHWNSVSVDGLKRDLIFKLIDQSYDLVFSSLTKKGREEIINS is encoded by the coding sequence ATGGACGCCAACGAAATACTAGATTACTGTCTTGCAAAAAAAGGAGTAACAGAAACTTTTCCTTTCGATAATGAAACACTTGTTATGAAAGTAGGAACAAAGATGTTTTTGTTAATGGGACTGGAAAGGCAACCTTTAGGTATTAATGTAAAGACAGATCCCGAATGGAGTGCTGAACTTCGTGAACAATACCCGCAAATTACCGGAGCTTATCATATGAATAAAACCCACTGGAATTCAGTTTCAGTGGACGGGTTGAAAAGGGATCTGATTTTTAAGCTGATTGATCAGTCGTATGATCTGGTGTTTTCTTCATTAACGAAAAAAGGGCGGGAGGAAATTATAAACAGTTAA
- a CDS encoding carboxylesterase/lipase family protein has translation METLKTVSTQYGDVRGIKTEDGILTFKGIPYAAPPVGANRFQPPQPPMPWTDVKDATQYGATPPQITPHSGPFAKLLANVVIPGDDYLNLNIWTSDIVGKKPVMVFIYGGAFTLGSGAVPGYNGHNFARDGVVLVTINYRIGIEGFLWFGDGIPNLGILDQIAALKWVQDNIANFGGDPDNVTIFGESAGGMSVCTLLAMKEAEGLFRRAIAESGAGHSVISPSSAKLIGTRLAEILGVEPTREAIGQVSLEKLFAAQEKLGSEIMANPSTKLWGEAAFNLMPFEPVVDGQLLTATPIECIAKGASKNIDILIGNNSQEFRLFLVPDGVISKITDTALNAAAAAYGLSAAAIQLYKTNRVDSSPGDVLSAIITDWFYRIPALRVAEMHGGNTHVYEFSWESPACNHLLGACHGLEVAFVFDNLNDASFTEILGNQLPQELATNVHKTWINFATHGNPGWGAYSTNNRICMRFDTVSQITIDDRAEERSVWDGIR, from the coding sequence ATGGAAACATTAAAAACAGTTAGCACTCAGTATGGAGATGTTAGAGGCATTAAAACAGAGGATGGCATTTTAACATTTAAAGGGATTCCTTATGCTGCCCCACCAGTTGGTGCAAACCGTTTTCAACCACCCCAACCTCCGATGCCATGGACGGATGTCAAAGATGCAACACAATATGGGGCCACTCCGCCGCAAATAACTCCCCACTCCGGACCATTTGCAAAATTATTAGCTAATGTGGTGATTCCGGGAGACGATTATTTAAACCTTAATATTTGGACTTCTGATATTGTTGGAAAAAAGCCTGTTATGGTTTTTATTTACGGAGGTGCTTTTACTTTGGGATCAGGTGCTGTTCCAGGCTATAATGGGCATAATTTTGCACGGGATGGTGTTGTTTTGGTTACTATAAATTATCGGATTGGTATTGAGGGATTTTTATGGTTTGGCGATGGAATACCTAATCTTGGTATACTCGACCAGATTGCTGCACTAAAATGGGTTCAGGACAATATTGCAAACTTTGGCGGCGATCCGGATAATGTTACTATTTTCGGTGAATCCGCTGGTGGAATGAGTGTTTGTACTTTGCTGGCAATGAAAGAAGCAGAAGGCCTATTTCGACGGGCTATTGCTGAATCGGGAGCAGGACATTCTGTAATAAGTCCTTCCTCTGCAAAGCTCATCGGTACCAGACTTGCTGAAATACTCGGTGTTGAACCAACACGCGAAGCAATTGGACAGGTTAGTCTTGAAAAGCTTTTTGCTGCACAGGAAAAATTGGGATCTGAAATTATGGCTAATCCTTCAACAAAACTATGGGGTGAGGCTGCATTCAACTTAATGCCCTTTGAACCGGTAGTTGATGGTCAGTTATTAACAGCAACTCCTATAGAATGCATTGCTAAAGGTGCAAGTAAAAACATTGATATCCTAATTGGTAATAATAGTCAGGAATTTAGATTATTTCTTGTACCGGATGGTGTCATATCAAAAATTACCGATACTGCTTTAAATGCTGCTGCAGCTGCTTATGGGCTATCTGCTGCAGCTATTCAACTCTATAAGACAAACCGTGTAGATAGTTCTCCCGGTGACGTGCTAAGTGCAATTATTACAGATTGGTTTTACCGTATTCCTGCTCTGCGGGTTGCAGAGATGCATGGCGGTAATACGCATGTATATGAATTTTCCTGGGAATCACCTGCATGTAATCATTTACTTGGAGCTTGCCATGGTCTTGAAGTTGCCTTTGTATTTGATAATCTGAATGATGCCAGTTTTACTGAAATATTAGGCAATCAACTTCCGCAGGAATTAGCTACCAATGTACATAAGACATGGATCAATTTTGCTACTCATGGAAACCCTGGTTGGGGTGCTTATAGCACTAACAATCGTATATGTATGCGTTTTGATACGGTATCACAAATTACCATCGACGATAGAGCTGAGGAGCGTTCTGTTTGGGATGGGATTAGGTAA
- a CDS encoding NAD(P)H-binding protein, which yields MKALVIGATGATGKDLVAQLLNDKEFDEVDVFVRKPLDIKSDKLNVHVVNFENPNEWKDSVKGDVAFSCLGTTLKTAGSKEAQRKVDFDYQYQFAKAAKENNVDDYILVSAYGANPKSKIFYSKMKGELEDAVKQLHFNKITIFKPGMLERKDSDRTGEVLGSRIIKFANKIGLLESQKPLPTDILAKAMINSSKIKSNGYSSIKLGNIFCFAEKTNE from the coding sequence ATGAAAGCTTTAGTAATAGGCGCTACAGGTGCTACAGGTAAAGATTTGGTCGCCCAATTATTGAATGATAAAGAGTTTGACGAAGTCGATGTCTTTGTTAGAAAACCTTTGGATATTAAGAGTGATAAACTAAATGTTCATGTGGTAAATTTTGAGAATCCTAATGAATGGAAAGATTCTGTAAAAGGCGATGTTGCTTTTTCCTGTCTGGGAACAACTTTGAAAACTGCAGGTAGCAAAGAAGCCCAGAGAAAAGTGGATTTCGATTACCAATATCAGTTTGCTAAGGCTGCTAAAGAAAATAATGTCGATGATTACATTCTTGTTTCAGCGTATGGTGCTAATCCTAAATCAAAAATTTTCTACTCTAAAATGAAAGGTGAACTTGAAGATGCGGTAAAGCAACTTCATTTTAATAAGATCACCATTTTCAAACCTGGTATGCTGGAAAGAAAAGATTCAGACAGAACTGGAGAAGTTCTGGGTAGCCGGATTATAAAATTTGCTAATAAGATAGGCCTTTTAGAAAGTCAAAAACCATTACCTACAGATATTTTAGCAAAGGCGATGATCAACTCTTCAAAGATCAAAAGCAACGGCTACTCCAGTATCAAATTGGGAAATATTTTTTGTTTTGCAGAGAAGACGAATGAATAG
- a CDS encoding glutathione peroxidase has protein sequence MKKIFLLLLSFVAFLQSCTNQKSEISKAKTNELMGKTIYDFKVESLDGKEINFADFKGKKILIVNTASECGFTPQYADLEKVYEEYKDKLVIVGFPANNFGGQEPGTNTEIGAFCQKNYGVTFPLAAKVSVKGDDTAPIFKYLTEKDLNGVKNTTILWNFTKFLIDENGKLVDSFVSTTKPTDQAITKYLK, from the coding sequence ATGAAAAAGATTTTCTTATTGCTGCTTTCTTTTGTAGCATTTTTACAGAGTTGTACCAATCAAAAAAGTGAAATTTCTAAAGCTAAAACCAACGAACTTATGGGAAAAACAATATATGATTTCAAAGTGGAAAGCCTTGATGGTAAAGAGATCAATTTTGCTGATTTTAAAGGAAAAAAAATTCTTATTGTAAATACAGCTTCAGAGTGTGGTTTTACTCCACAATATGCTGATTTAGAGAAAGTATATGAAGAGTATAAGGATAAATTGGTAATCGTTGGATTCCCTGCCAATAACTTTGGAGGCCAGGAGCCAGGAACAAATACTGAGATCGGTGCATTTTGCCAGAAAAATTATGGGGTGACTTTTCCACTGGCAGCAAAGGTTTCTGTAAAAGGTGATGATACAGCTCCTATTTTTAAATATCTTACAGAGAAAGACCTGAATGGGGTAAAGAATACTACTATTCTGTGGAATTTCACGAAGTTCCTGATAGATGAAAATGGTAAATTAGTAGATAGTTTTGTAAGTACAACCAAACCAACAGACCAGGCGATTACAAAATATTTGAAATAA
- a CDS encoding histidine kinase, which produces MKKLLLVFVLIYSQFSFAQTAKEIIDKNIELSGGLTNWKLLNSVLLQGKVVLGIKDEYPIKIYQQRPNLTKTVLTINNKDTAIEGFDGTKGYAMNYATNKVQEYPNYIPESFDNDFIDWENKGFEAKYLGKEKVGDIYCHKVELTKNVNKNFYYFDTNTYMLLKEIKKEETLIYSDYKKVGNLVMPFRIESSSSKKDGDFVMQINKIDVNKVFPANTFKF; this is translated from the coding sequence ATGAAGAAATTACTTTTAGTATTCGTACTGATTTATTCGCAATTTTCTTTTGCACAAACCGCAAAGGAAATTATAGATAAAAATATTGAACTGTCGGGCGGATTAACGAATTGGAAGCTGTTAAATTCTGTATTACTTCAAGGAAAAGTAGTTTTAGGAATAAAAGATGAATATCCTATAAAAATTTACCAACAGCGCCCGAATCTTACTAAAACGGTTCTTACCATTAATAATAAAGATACTGCTATTGAAGGCTTTGATGGAACCAAAGGATATGCAATGAATTATGCAACCAATAAAGTTCAGGAATATCCTAATTACATTCCGGAGAGTTTTGATAATGATTTTATTGATTGGGAGAATAAAGGTTTTGAGGCAAAATATTTAGGAAAGGAAAAAGTAGGGGATATCTATTGCCATAAAGTAGAATTGACTAAAAATGTAAATAAAAATTTCTACTATTTTGATACCAATACGTATATGCTTCTTAAGGAAATAAAAAAGGAAGAAACGTTAATCTATTCAGATTATAAAAAAGTAGGAAATCTTGTGATGCCTTTCAGAATAGAATCTTCAAGTTCTAAAAAGGATGGGGATTTTGTGATGCAGATTAATAAGATAGATGTCAATAAAGTATTCCCTGCCAATACTTTTAAATTCTAG
- the kdsB gene encoding 3-deoxy-manno-octulosonate cytidylyltransferase yields MKIIAVIPARYEASRFPGKLMQVLGDKTVITTTYQNVVETGLFDEVFVASDSEIIFEEIVRNGGKAVMTGQHETGSDRIAEAVQNIDCDIVINVQGDEPFLKTEPLKQLIEVFEQDDNQEISLASLKIKLTDKEEIENPNNVKVITDNNGFALYFSRSVIPFHRETSYNVDYFKHIGVYAFRKHALLQFSKLEMKPLEISEKIECIRYLEYGMKIKLIETNFIGVGIDTPEDLEKARKLIN; encoded by the coding sequence ATGAAGATCATAGCTGTTATTCCCGCTCGTTATGAAGCAAGTCGTTTTCCAGGAAAATTAATGCAGGTTTTAGGTGATAAGACAGTGATTACAACTACTTATCAAAATGTTGTGGAAACCGGATTATTTGATGAAGTTTTTGTCGCCAGCGATTCTGAAATTATTTTTGAGGAAATTGTGCGTAATGGAGGAAAAGCTGTAATGACCGGCCAGCATGAAACAGGAAGTGATCGTATTGCAGAAGCTGTTCAGAATATAGACTGTGATATTGTTATTAATGTTCAGGGAGATGAACCTTTTTTAAAAACAGAACCGCTCAAACAGCTTATAGAAGTCTTTGAACAAGATGATAATCAGGAGATTTCATTAGCCTCTTTAAAAATAAAACTAACAGATAAAGAAGAAATTGAGAATCCTAATAATGTAAAAGTAATCACTGATAATAATGGATTTGCTCTGTATTTCAGCCGTTCTGTAATTCCTTTTCACAGGGAAACGTCTTACAATGTAGATTATTTTAAACATATCGGAGTCTATGCTTTCAGAAAACATGCATTGCTGCAATTTTCAAAACTGGAAATGAAACCTTTGGAAATTTCGGAAAAGATCGAGTGTATCCGCTATCTTGAATATGGAATGAAGATCAAGCTCATAGAGACCAACTTTATAGGAGTGGGGATTGATACTCCGGAGGACTTAGAAAAAGCCAGAAAATTGATAAACTAA
- a CDS encoding phosphatase PAP2 family protein → MKKIRLILLPMSIWISSQKSDSIIIEKPVKSQSYTLKDGSVRTYTKPKLFEFITRVPKDFVDTNKDFVAKDHAYYLGGAVASTLVLLPFDQKLIDNSRELGEKWGMSADNNYTKVAGLIKVPKDIGAGLYLIGNGSTVVLLGIGFATYGLIKDDYRAQATASGLMESLILSGVFSQTIKRVTGRESPFIAIQNGNSGGHWTPFPSFSAFSKDTSRYDAMPSGHLTTFMSAITVIADNYPDAVWIKPVGYTLAGALAFQMMQSQVHWASDYPLALLMGYFIGKTISKNRYTVSGFSAGHVKYKLNFTASTSLGYNMIGVKLSF, encoded by the coding sequence ATGAAAAAGATTAGATTGATATTGTTACCCATGTCTATATGGATATCTTCCCAAAAGAGTGATAGCATCATCATTGAAAAACCAGTAAAGTCCCAAAGCTATACCCTTAAAGATGGTTCGGTAAGAACATATACCAAGCCCAAACTTTTCGAATTTATTACAAGAGTTCCTAAAGATTTTGTTGATACCAATAAGGATTTTGTTGCAAAAGATCATGCGTATTATTTAGGGGGTGCGGTAGCGAGTACTTTAGTACTTTTACCTTTTGATCAAAAGCTTATCGACAATTCAAGAGAGCTGGGAGAGAAATGGGGAATGAGTGCTGATAATAATTACACCAAAGTGGCAGGATTAATAAAAGTTCCAAAAGATATTGGGGCAGGGCTCTATTTGATAGGTAACGGTTCTACAGTTGTATTGTTAGGGATAGGTTTTGCCACTTATGGTTTGATAAAGGATGATTACAGGGCTCAGGCAACGGCAAGCGGTTTGATGGAAAGTTTAATACTATCAGGTGTTTTTTCCCAAACGATCAAAAGAGTCACAGGTAGGGAAAGCCCATTTATAGCAATACAAAATGGTAATTCTGGTGGACATTGGACTCCTTTTCCAAGTTTTTCAGCGTTCTCAAAAGATACTTCACGTTATGATGCGATGCCTTCGGGACACCTGACGACATTTATGTCTGCTATAACAGTTATTGCAGACAATTATCCTGATGCAGTATGGATTAAACCTGTGGGATATACATTAGCAGGTGCGTTGGCTTTCCAGATGATGCAAAGTCAGGTTCATTGGGCATCAGACTATCCTTTAGCTTTGCTGATGGGATATTTTATTGGCAAAACTATTTCTAAAAACAGATATACCGTTTCAGGATTTAGTGCAGGACATGTAAAATACAAGCTAAATTTTACCGCTTCAACCAGTTTGGGCTACAATATGATTGGTGTTAAACTTTCTTTTTAA
- a CDS encoding pyridoxal phosphate-dependent aminotransferase produces the protein MKVSKLAANLIGSEIVKIGNEVNDLKAKGAEIANLTIGDLNSNIYPIPAKLKEEIQKAYQNNLTNYPPANGLLSLRNEVSKDLKTRWNLDYSANDILITAGSRPLIYAVYKTIVDEGDKVIYPIPSWNNNHYAYLTSADAIEVKTTPENNFLPTAADLKPHLSGAVLVALCSPLNPTGTMFTKEQLSDICELIIEENKKRGEDEKPLYLMYDQIYSNLTFDAKHYDPVSLFPEMKEYTIYIDGISKCLAATGVRVGWGFGPAHIIDKMKALLTHVGAWAPKPEQEATAKFYQNPDDVNTFVNDFKDKLEESLKVLHKGIQDLKGKGLAVESIEPMGALYLTIKLDYIGKTKPDGSVIENSSDLGFYLINEAGVALVPFSAFGEEKSEPWFRASVGGLATDEISTMMPKLENALNNLK, from the coding sequence GTGAAAGTTTCAAAATTAGCGGCGAACCTGATTGGTTCTGAAATTGTAAAAATTGGTAATGAAGTAAATGATCTAAAGGCAAAGGGAGCGGAAATCGCCAATCTTACCATTGGCGACCTGAATTCTAATATCTATCCCATACCTGCAAAGTTGAAGGAAGAGATTCAGAAAGCTTATCAGAATAATCTGACGAATTATCCGCCAGCAAACGGACTTTTATCTTTAAGAAATGAAGTTTCTAAGGACCTTAAAACGAGATGGAATCTTGATTATTCAGCAAATGATATCTTAATTACTGCGGGTTCAAGACCTTTAATTTATGCTGTTTACAAAACAATAGTAGATGAAGGTGATAAAGTGATTTACCCAATTCCTTCTTGGAACAATAACCATTACGCCTATCTTACATCAGCTGATGCTATTGAAGTAAAAACAACGCCGGAAAATAATTTCTTACCCACCGCTGCAGATCTTAAACCTCACTTAAGTGGTGCTGTTTTAGTAGCACTTTGCTCACCATTGAATCCTACGGGGACTATGTTTACAAAGGAGCAGCTTTCAGATATCTGTGAATTGATCATAGAAGAAAACAAAAAAAGAGGGGAAGACGAAAAGCCGTTATATTTAATGTATGACCAAATCTATTCTAACCTTACTTTTGATGCAAAACATTACGATCCGGTTTCTCTTTTCCCTGAAATGAAAGAATATACGATCTATATCGATGGGATCTCAAAATGTCTGGCAGCTACCGGAGTTCGTGTAGGATGGGGATTCGGACCTGCTCATATTATTGATAAAATGAAAGCTCTTCTTACTCACGTGGGAGCGTGGGCACCAAAACCTGAACAGGAAGCAACAGCAAAATTCTATCAAAACCCTGATGATGTAAATACTTTCGTTAACGATTTTAAAGATAAATTGGAGGAAAGTCTGAAGGTTCTTCATAAAGGGATTCAGGATTTAAAAGGAAAGGGATTAGCGGTAGAAAGTATCGAGCCTATGGGAGCCCTTTATCTTACTATTAAATTAGATTATATCGGAAAAACTAAGCCAGATGGAAGTGTTATTGAAAATTCATCTGATCTTGGATTTTACTTAATTAATGAAGCTGGAGTGGCTTTAGTTCCTTTCTCTGCCTTTGGGGAAGAAAAATCAGAACCTTGGTTCCGTGCTTCTGTGGGCGGATTAGCAACTGATGAAATTTCTACAATGATGCCGAAATTAGAAAATGCTTTGAATAATTTAAAGTAA
- a CDS encoding four helix bundle protein — protein MSESIIGKKSFEFAIHIVNFYKRFSSEKKEFILSKQILRSGTSIGANVREALNAQSKMDFIHKLSISQKECDETIYWIELLFATDYISREEFENLKKPAMEILKILRSIIITTKSKNS, from the coding sequence ATGAGTGAAAGTATTATTGGGAAAAAGAGTTTTGAATTCGCAATACATATTGTCAATTTTTATAAAAGATTTAGTTCGGAAAAAAAAGAGTTTATATTATCCAAACAAATTTTACGTTCAGGAACATCTATAGGAGCAAATGTGAGAGAAGCACTAAATGCTCAAAGTAAAATGGATTTTATTCATAAATTATCGATTTCTCAAAAAGAATGTGATGAGACAATTTATTGGATTGAACTTTTGTTTGCCACTGATTATATTTCTAGAGAAGAATTTGAAAATCTTAAAAAACCGGCAATGGAAATTTTAAAAATACTCAGAAGTATTATAATAACGACTAAAAGCAAAAACTCATAA
- a CDS encoding phospho-sugar mutase produces MTTLEKAKLWLSETFDQETRDAVQALIDGNSTDLEDSFYRELEFGTGGMRGIMGVGTNRLNKYTLGQATQGLANYMLKQFPNEEIKVAIAYDVRHNSKEFGKLVADVLTANGIKVLLFKDHRPTPELSFTVRDKKCNGGIVLTASHNPPEYNGYKVYWNDGAQIVPPHDEAIINEVYSVKFEEIKFNGNDDLIEWIGPEQDDVYIDACIENSTYQNVGKENLNIVFTSIHGTTYTTVPKALEKAGFKKVDLVKEQMIPSGNFTTVESPNPEEPAALEMAMDLAKITNADIVIGTDPDGDRLGIAVRNLDGEMQLLNGNQTNTILTYYILNEWRKLGKITGKEFIGSTIVTSDIFFDIAQKFGVACKAGLTGFKWIGKMIREAEGKEKFICGGEESFGFMTGDFVRDKDSCGSILLACEIAAWCKANGRTMYQYMIEIYQETGMYYEGLVNLVRKGRDGAEEIQNMMKNFRENPPKEIAGSLVEEVKDFKEQTNFVVSKNEKQIMNDIPKSNVLIYYTQDGTKVCVRPSGTEPKIKFYISVKDNITSEADFRDKLKSLDEKIEQVKNDLKLN; encoded by the coding sequence ATGACAACATTAGAAAAAGCGAAACTTTGGTTAAGTGAAACGTTTGATCAGGAAACAAGAGATGCTGTACAGGCATTAATTGATGGTAATTCTACTGATCTTGAAGATTCTTTTTACAGAGAATTGGAGTTTGGAACCGGAGGAATGAGAGGAATTATGGGGGTTGGAACCAATCGTTTAAATAAGTACACGTTAGGTCAAGCTACACAGGGACTTGCGAACTATATGTTAAAGCAATTTCCCAATGAGGAAATTAAAGTTGCGATAGCTTATGATGTTCGTCATAATTCCAAAGAATTTGGAAAATTAGTAGCTGATGTTTTGACGGCGAATGGAATAAAAGTATTGCTTTTTAAAGATCACAGGCCAACTCCTGAATTATCTTTTACGGTCCGTGATAAAAAATGTAATGGGGGAATTGTTTTAACGGCTTCTCATAATCCACCGGAATATAACGGATATAAAGTATATTGGAATGATGGGGCACAGATTGTTCCTCCACATGATGAAGCTATTATTAATGAAGTGTATTCTGTGAAATTTGAAGAGATCAAATTCAATGGGAATGATGATCTTATCGAATGGATCGGGCCTGAACAGGATGATGTATATATCGACGCCTGTATTGAAAATTCTACTTATCAGAACGTAGGAAAAGAGAATCTGAATATTGTTTTCACTTCTATCCACGGAACAACATATACCACGGTTCCAAAAGCTTTAGAAAAAGCTGGATTTAAAAAGGTAGATCTTGTAAAAGAACAGATGATTCCTAGTGGAAACTTTACGACAGTGGAATCTCCAAATCCTGAAGAACCGGCAGCATTAGAAATGGCGATGGATTTAGCCAAAATTACGAATGCTGATATTGTTATCGGAACAGATCCGGATGGTGACAGATTAGGAATTGCAGTGAGAAACCTTGATGGGGAAATGCAATTACTGAACGGTAATCAGACCAATACAATTCTTACGTATTACATCCTTAATGAATGGAGAAAACTTGGTAAAATAACAGGTAAAGAATTTATTGGTTCTACGATTGTAACTTCAGATATTTTCTTTGATATTGCTCAAAAATTTGGGGTAGCTTGCAAAGCAGGCCTTACAGGATTCAAGTGGATCGGAAAAATGATCCGTGAGGCTGAAGGAAAAGAAAAATTTATTTGTGGTGGAGAAGAAAGCTTTGGTTTTATGACCGGAGATTTTGTTCGTGATAAAGATTCTTGTGGAAGTATTCTTTTAGCTTGTGAAATTGCTGCATGGTGTAAAGCTAACGGGAGAACAATGTATCAGTACATGATAGAAATTTACCAGGAAACCGGAATGTATTACGAAGGATTGGTAAATCTTGTGAGAAAAGGAAGAGATGGTGCAGAAGAAATTCAGAATATGATGAAAAATTTCCGTGAAAATCCACCAAAAGAAATAGCTGGATCTTTAGTTGAAGAAGTAAAAGATTTTAAAGAGCAAACCAATTTTGTTGTTTCTAAAAATGAAAAACAAATCATGAACGATATTCCAAAATCCAATGTGCTGATTTACTACACTCAGGATGGAACTAAAGTTTGTGTAAGACCTTCTGGTACCGAACCTAAAATTAAATTTTACATCTCGGTAAAAGACAATATAACATCTGAAGCAGATTTTAGAGATAAATTGAAATCTTTAGATGAGAAAATTGAGCAGGTGAAAAATGATCTAAAGTTGAATTAA
- a CDS encoding four helix bundle protein has product MSFKFEKLIIWQKSMDFGEKIFNLSQNFPKDEAFNVTSQIRRASDSIALNISEGSILQSKLEFKKFLGYSIRSLAEVVTCLYKSKNRKYISEENFNELYKESYNLMNQIIAFRNQIKE; this is encoded by the coding sequence ATGAGTTTCAAATTTGAGAAATTAATTATATGGCAAAAATCTATGGATTTTGGTGAGAAAATTTTTAATTTGTCTCAAAATTTTCCAAAAGATGAAGCTTTTAATGTAACATCACAAATTCGAAGAGCTTCTGATTCAATTGCTCTTAATATTTCTGAAGGGAGTATTTTGCAATCAAAATTAGAGTTTAAAAAGTTTTTAGGTTACTCAATTCGTTCTTTAGCAGAAGTAGTAACTTGTCTTTATAAAAGTAAAAATAGGAAATATATTTCTGAAGAGAATTTTAATGAACTATATAAAGAAAGCTACAATCTTATGAATCAAATTATAGCTTTCAGAAACCAAATTAAAGAATAA